The genomic stretch CCATTAGCCTTTTGTAATGCCTCTTTGCATTCCATCATTGGTGCTCCGGTAATTTCGCGGAGCTGTTTTACTTGTTCTGCACTAATAACCATAATTTTTCTCCTTTCTTAATCTTCCACTATTTCTTCTTTTTCCTTGAGTGTTTCTTCCATAATACCTTTGTCTAATTCCTCATAGAATTGTGGGAGTAATTCTTCCTCTTCTTCTAACTTCAGAAATATTTTTTCCTCTTCTTCTTCTACTTGAGCCGCCTCTTCTTCAACTGGTAGCTTATCGGCTAATCTTTTACCTTCCATTATACCATCGGCAATCACCGAGGCAATTAACTTCACCGAACGAATCGCATCATCATTACCAGGGATGCAATAATCTACTTCATCCGGGTCGCCATTGGTATCAACAACGCCCACAATTGGAATGTTTAATCTTCTCGCTTCTAAAATAGCTATTTTTTCTTTTTTCGTATCCACAATAAATAGTGCCCCTGGCAAGGTTTTTATCTCTTTAATCCCACCCAATAGAATTTCCAATCTATTCATTTCCTTTTTTAAAAGAGCCACTTCCTTTTTGGGTAATTTTTCAAATACCCCTCCTTCCTCCATTTTCTTAATTTCATTAAGTCTTTTAATACTTTTCTTTACTGTCTCAAAATTAGTCAGAGTTCCTCCTAACCAGCGTTGAGTCACATACGGCATCTGACATCGAATTGCTTCTTCCATAACTACGGTTTGAATTTGTTTCTTTGTCCCAACAAATAAGACAGGCTTTTTTGTCTTAGCCGTTTCCTGAACAAAGCTATATGCCTCTTTTAACCCTTTCATTGCCTTTTGAAGATTAATGATATGAATATCATTCCTCTCTGAAAAGATATAAGGTGCCATCTTTGGATTCCATCGTTGGGTTTGATGACCAAAGTGCACCCCTGCTTCTAAAAGTTGTTTCATTGTAATCGTCGTCACTTATTTTATAACCTCCTTAAATTTGGTAAATGGTAATTGGTAATTAGGTACCTGTTACCACTTAAATTTTGCAAAACCCTATTTTAAATTTTTTATAATATATCATATTTTTAAATTTTTTGCAAGAAAAAAATTTTAAATTAACAAAATTCTCGGTTAGCCTCTTGACAACTCTTAAAAATTATGCTATAAACTTATTAAATAATTGGTAAGCGTTCAGGTGGTGTAAGAAAAGGAGATATGGAGATAAAGGAGATAAGGGGATATTATTAAAAAAATTGAAATTAGTAGAACTAATAGAAATTTATGGAAATTTGTTGTTTCCCACAATCAATTTCTACCTATTTCTATAAATTTCAATCTATTTCTATTATCTTATCTCCATATCGTCCTTATCTCCTTATCCCCTTTCTTACACTTTTGATATATAGCCTGAACGGTTACAATAATTGGTAATCGTTCAACCCTGCCCATCAGACTGTACAAGGAGATTTTGTAAGATGAACAAATATATTCTTTTCATAATTTTGCTTATGAGTTTAAACTTAATTTCCTGCCAGAAATCTACATTACCACCGAGTAAATACACATCTCTACGAGAACAAATGATTCAGGAACAGATTATCGCCAGAGGTGTATCTGACCAATTAGTCTTAAAGGCAATGCTAAAGGTAGAAAGGCATAAGTTTGTTCCAGATGAAGTAAAAGAAATGGCTTATATTGATAGCCCACTTCCAATAGGGGAAGACCAAACTATTTCTCAACCATATATTGTTGCCTTGATGACCGAGTTATTAGGGTTAAAAGGGGATGAGAAGGTGCTTGAAATAGGCACTGGTTCTGGCTATCAGGCGGCAATATTAGCCGAGATAGTCAAAGAAGTCTATACCATTGAAATCCTCAAACCTTTAGCTGATACTGCCCGCCAAAAACTACAAAAATTAGGCTATAAGAACATCAAAGTTAAATGCGGAGATGGATATAAAGGTTGGGAAGAATATGCACCCTATGATGGGATAATAGTTACCTGCGCCCCAGACCATATCCCACAACCACTAACAGAACAATTAAAAATAGGTGGCAGAATGGTTATCCCGGTTGGAGAATCATATCAAGTGCTTTTACTACTGACTAAAATATCAAATACACAATTTAGTCGTAAACCTATTATCCCTGTGAGATTTGTGCCTATGACTGGCGAGGGACAAAAAAGATAGAGGGTAACTATTCAGCCACTGATTAACACGGATTAGCACGGATAAATAGCAGAGGGCAGAGGACAACAGAAGGAAAAACCTTCAGCCTAATTACGGACACGGCTCCCGGACACGATTCACGAATTTTCCGTGTTTCATCCGTGGTAACCGTTCAGGCTATATATCAAAAGTGTAAGAAAGGGGATAAGGAGATAAGGGTGATATGGAGATAAGATAATAGAAATAGATTGAAATTTATAGAAATAGGTAGAAATTGATTGTGGGAAACAACAAATTTCTATAAATTTCTATTATAGTTTCTACTAATTTCAATTTTTTTAATAATATCTCCCTATCTCCTTAATCTCCACATCTCCTTTTGTTACACTACCTGAACGCTTACCATCCGTGTTCATCTGTGGCTGAACAGTTACAGTGAGGGATTATGAAATTTCAATTACTTAAGGAATCTAAAGATTGTAAAGCAAGGATAGGTGAGATAACCACTTTACATGGTAAGGTTAATACCCCTGTTTTTATGCCTGTTGGGACTCAAGCAACAGTTAAATGTATGACTCCAGAGGAACTTAAAAGTATCGGGGCAGAAATTATCCTGGGTAATGCCTACCATTTGTATTTACGACCTGGAGCAAATATAATTCAAAAGGCAAGTGGTCTGCATCAATTTATGCACTGGGATAGACCAATCCTGAGTGATAGTGGCGGTTACCAGATATTCAGCCTCGGTGCGTTACGCAAGATTACAGATGAAGGCGTTAGATTTCAATCACACATCGATGGCTCTTACCATTTTTTTACCCCGGAGCAAGTTACAGAATTTCAATTAATATTAGGCTCGGATATAATTATGGCTCTGGATGAATGTGCTCCGTATCCCTGTGAATATGACCAGGCAAAGGAGGCAAAGGAGAGAACAACACGCTGGGCTAAGAGATGTAAGGAGAAGATACAGGAGGCAGAAGGCAGAGAACAGAGGGATGATTCAGCACTTTTTGGCATTGTTCAGGGTAATTTTTATAAAGACCTTCGGGGACAAAGTGTCGAGGAACTGGTTAATTTAGACTTTGATGGATATGCGGTTGGGGGTCTGAGTGTCGGAGAGCCAAAAGAATTGCTGTTGGAGGTGTTGGAATACACGACACCACAATTACCAGAGAATAAACCTAAATATTTAATGGGTGTAGGTCCGCCAGAGGATATTTTAAATGCCGTAGAATTAGGCGTGGATATGTTTGATTGTGTGATGCCAACAAGACATGCACGCACCGGCCAGGTATTTACCTTACAAGGACCATTAGTCATCAGAAATGCCCCTTGTGCGGATGACTTTTCTCCTATTGATTCGGAATGCGGCTGTTATACCTGCCAGAATTACTCAAGGGCATACATCCGCCATCTTATCCATTCTGATGAAATCCTTGGTGTCCGGCTGACCACTATACATAATCTTTACTTTTTCATTGATTTAATGAAAAAGATTAGAGAGGCAATTTTAAAGGATAGGTTTTTAGAGTTTAAAAAAGAGTTTATGGAGAAACGCTCATGCCCATAGGGAGTGGGCACAAACGAAGATGAAAATGGGTTTGATGGTTTGATGGTTCAGGTGAAATCAGGCTGAAGCCTGCGGCTACCAGCCTTCCCGAATCTCGATTTTCAGGGGAAAGGAAGTTTCACGCCAAGCACGCAAAGAACGCAAAGGGAAATCAGGGAAAAAATTACCTTTGCGTCCTTTGCGTGAAAAAACTATTTTCAGGAGAAACGGACATGAGCCAAGGCTCACAAAGGGCAATGAAAATGGGAGAAGGACAACCCCCTAACCCCCTTTATTAAGG from bacterium encodes the following:
- a CDS encoding protein-L-isoaspartate(D-aspartate) O-methyltransferase, which translates into the protein MNKYILFIILLMSLNLISCQKSTLPPSKYTSLREQMIQEQIIARGVSDQLVLKAMLKVERHKFVPDEVKEMAYIDSPLPIGEDQTISQPYIVALMTELLGLKGDEKVLEIGTGSGYQAAILAEIVKEVYTIEILKPLADTARQKLQKLGYKNIKVKCGDGYKGWEEYAPYDGIIVTCAPDHIPQPLTEQLKIGGRMVIPVGESYQVLLLLTKISNTQFSRKPIIPVRFVPMTGEGQKR
- the rpsB gene encoding 30S ribosomal protein S2, with translation MTTITMKQLLEAGVHFGHQTQRWNPKMAPYIFSERNDIHIINLQKAMKGLKEAYSFVQETAKTKKPVLFVGTKKQIQTVVMEEAIRCQMPYVTQRWLGGTLTNFETVKKSIKRLNEIKKMEEGGVFEKLPKKEVALLKKEMNRLEILLGGIKEIKTLPGALFIVDTKKEKIAILEARRLNIPIVGVVDTNGDPDEVDYCIPGNDDAIRSVKLIASVIADGIMEGKRLADKLPVEEEAAQVEEEEEKIFLKLEEEEELLPQFYEELDKGIMEETLKEKEEIVED
- the tgt gene encoding tRNA guanosine(34) transglycosylase Tgt, whose translation is MKFQLLKESKDCKARIGEITTLHGKVNTPVFMPVGTQATVKCMTPEELKSIGAEIILGNAYHLYLRPGANIIQKASGLHQFMHWDRPILSDSGGYQIFSLGALRKITDEGVRFQSHIDGSYHFFTPEQVTEFQLILGSDIIMALDECAPYPCEYDQAKEAKERTTRWAKRCKEKIQEAEGREQRDDSALFGIVQGNFYKDLRGQSVEELVNLDFDGYAVGGLSVGEPKELLLEVLEYTTPQLPENKPKYLMGVGPPEDILNAVELGVDMFDCVMPTRHARTGQVFTLQGPLVIRNAPCADDFSPIDSECGCYTCQNYSRAYIRHLIHSDEILGVRLTTIHNLYFFIDLMKKIREAILKDRFLEFKKEFMEKRSCP